A window from bacterium encodes these proteins:
- the sufC gene encoding Fe-S cluster assembly ATPase SufC, with protein MLSIKGLEVSVNGSKILRGLDLEVKAGEVHAIMGPNGSGKSTLANVLAGREGYDLDAGAVIYKGRDLLALAPEERAREGVFLAFQYPVEIPGVSMANFLKTALNDIREYRGLPPVDAMEFLSTMKAKMRLVHIDEKLLSRAVNEGFSGGEKKRNEIFQMAMLEPSLAILDETDSGLDIDALRVVANGVNKLRSKDNAIVVVTHYQRLLNYIVPDFVHVLVQGRIAESGNKELALKLEEHGYDWVRDEMMENEAA; from the coding sequence ATGTTGAGCATCAAAGGGTTGGAAGTTTCCGTCAATGGCAGCAAGATTTTGCGCGGCCTGGATCTCGAAGTGAAGGCCGGCGAAGTGCATGCGATCATGGGGCCGAACGGCTCCGGCAAGAGTACGCTCGCGAATGTGCTGGCCGGGCGCGAAGGCTATGACCTCGACGCCGGCGCAGTGATTTACAAAGGCAGGGACCTGCTCGCCCTGGCGCCGGAAGAGCGCGCGCGCGAGGGCGTGTTCCTGGCGTTTCAGTATCCCGTGGAGATTCCCGGGGTGAGCATGGCGAATTTTCTGAAAACCGCGCTCAACGACATCCGGGAATACCGCGGCCTGCCGCCGGTCGATGCGATGGAATTTCTCAGCACGATGAAGGCGAAGATGCGGCTGGTGCACATCGATGAAAAACTGCTCAGCCGCGCTGTCAATGAAGGCTTTTCCGGCGGCGAAAAGAAGCGCAACGAAATCTTCCAAATGGCGATGCTGGAGCCCTCTCTCGCCATTCTCGATGAAACCGACTCGGGCCTGGATATCGACGCGCTGCGCGTGGTTGCCAACGGCGTCAACAAGCTGCGCAGCAAGGACAATGCGATCGTGGTGGTGACGCACTATCAACGCCTGCTGAACTACATCGTCCCTGATTTCGTGCACGTGCTGGTGCAGGGCCGCATCGCGGAATCCGGCAACAAGGAGCTGGCGCTCAAGCTCGAAGAGCACGGCTACGACTGGGTGCGCGACGAAATGATGGAAAACGAGGCCGCCTGA
- a CDS encoding nucleotidyltransferase family protein, whose translation MNPQDILTKLRELKPTITARFKVKEIGLFGSFARGEQGASSDIDLLTEFEDSADLFDLMGLSLFLEEVFQRRVDVVPKRALRAELREYVLHQVVTI comes from the coding sequence ATGAATCCACAAGATATTCTGACCAAATTGAGAGAATTGAAACCCACCATCACTGCACGCTTTAAAGTGAAGGAAATCGGACTGTTTGGCTCTTTTGCTCGAGGAGAACAGGGAGCAAGCAGTGATATAGATCTCTTGACAGAGTTTGAAGACAGCGCGGACTTGTTCGACTTGATGGGATTGTCATTGTTTTTGGAAGAGGTTTTCCAGCGGCGTGTAGACGTCGTTCCCAAACGAGCCCTGCGCGCAGAACTGCGAGAATACGTCTTGCATCAGGTTGTGACCATATGA
- the erpA gene encoding iron-sulfur cluster insertion protein ErpA: MVTLTPRAASEVKKIIAQETQEHGAELSLRVGVQGGGCSGLSYFLTLDNEAREDDEVIESNGVRILLDSKSALYLEGTTVDYTDGLQGSGFTFANPNAQRTCGCGHSFQA; encoded by the coding sequence GTGGTTACCCTCACCCCCCGAGCAGCGTCGGAAGTCAAGAAGATCATCGCACAAGAAACGCAGGAGCACGGCGCGGAGCTGTCTTTGCGCGTGGGCGTGCAAGGCGGCGGCTGTTCCGGTTTGTCTTATTTTCTCACGCTGGACAACGAGGCGCGTGAAGACGACGAGGTGATCGAGTCCAACGGGGTGCGCATTCTGCTGGATTCGAAGAGCGCACTGTATCTGGAAGGCACCACCGTGGACTACACCGACGGCCTGCAAGGGTCCGGCTTCACCTTTGCCAATCCCAACGCACAACGCACCTGCGGCTGCGGCCATTCGTTCCAGGCCTGA
- the amrB gene encoding AmmeMemoRadiSam system protein B: MANPRKQNEPVAGGAIRPAAVAGMFYPENPQVLSRVVRDLLAQTQLAAAPGRLVAGIAPHAGYRYSGPVAAHTYELLRRQPPATVVIIAPSHWEYFPFVSVFSGSGYRTPLGEVPVAAALAEQLIQKNENFSATWNGHRVEAEGGEHAIEVQLPFLQLVAPASTILPIVMGEQSWDLCEALGQALAELAAQTTMAIIASSDLSHYHSDAEARRRDGYFIELLEAGEPEPLFEALQQRTCEACGAGPIVAALLAARRLGADQVRVLCYQNSGDTSGDYSRVVGYVSAAFETMP, from the coding sequence ATGGCAAACCCACGCAAGCAAAACGAGCCGGTGGCCGGCGGTGCCATCAGACCGGCAGCAGTGGCGGGCATGTTCTATCCGGAGAATCCGCAGGTGCTCAGCCGAGTCGTGCGCGATTTGCTGGCGCAGACCCAGCTCGCAGCAGCGCCCGGCCGGTTGGTCGCCGGCATTGCACCGCACGCCGGCTATCGCTATTCCGGACCGGTGGCCGCCCACACCTATGAACTTCTGCGCCGCCAGCCTCCGGCAACAGTCGTCATCATCGCGCCCAGCCATTGGGAGTATTTTCCGTTCGTCTCCGTCTTCTCCGGCAGCGGTTATCGCACGCCGCTCGGCGAAGTGCCGGTGGCGGCCGCGCTCGCCGAACAGCTCATTCAAAAAAACGAAAACTTCAGCGCAACCTGGAACGGCCATCGCGTCGAGGCAGAGGGCGGCGAACATGCCATCGAAGTGCAACTGCCGTTTCTGCAACTCGTCGCGCCGGCGAGCACGATTCTGCCGATCGTGATGGGCGAACAATCCTGGGACTTGTGCGAGGCCCTGGGGCAGGCGCTGGCGGAATTGGCGGCACAGACCACGATGGCCATCATCGCCAGCTCGGATCTTTCCCACTATCACAGCGATGCCGAAGCGCGCCGCCGCGATGGCTATTTCATCGAGTTGCTTGAGGCCGGCGAACCGGAGCCGCTGTTCGAGGCTCTGCAACAACGCACCTGCGAAGCCTGTGGCGCCGGCCCGATCGTGGCCGCGCTGCTTGCCGCCCGCCGGCTGGGCGCCGATCAGGTGCGGGTGTTGTGCTATCAAAACTCCGGCGACACCAGCGGCGATTACAGTCGCGTCGTCGGCTATGTTTCCGCCGCCTTCGAAACAATGCCGTAA
- a CDS encoding DUF86 domain-containing protein has product MRDYTLYLKDILAAIESIEGFIAGMDLDSFQTDDKTTSAVMRKLEIMGEAVKQIPDEIRQTYPQIPWREMAGTRDKLIHFYFGVDYHLVWRAITERLPQVKQEIQRALQNAG; this is encoded by the coding sequence ATGAGAGACTATACGCTGTACTTGAAGGATATTCTGGCAGCGATAGAGAGCATCGAAGGCTTCATCGCAGGAATGGATCTGGATTCATTCCAAACTGATGACAAGACTACCAGTGCTGTCATGCGAAAACTCGAAATCATGGGGGAAGCAGTGAAACAGATTCCTGATGAGATACGCCAAACGTATCCTCAAATTCCATGGAGAGAAATGGCAGGCACGAGGGACAAGCTCATCCACTTTTACTTCGGCGTGGATTATCATCTCGTTTGGAGAGCGATTACGGAACGACTGCCACAGGTCAAACAAGAGATTCAGAGAGCCTTACAGAATGCGGGCTGA
- a CDS encoding IgA Peptidase M64: protein MNRFTAIGILLLLTSTTGAQTFDRLFHNRTLRVDFYHTGTKGQESIALDQCYEEGEWAGSRHNLIDNLNRGEYQARVYDVATATLIFSYGYSTIFNEWQTTGAAAQGQWRTFHESVLLPLPKGKIQFTISRRDKQMNFREIFSSVIDPNAPTQINRSRRTPQFKATPLLQNGPASTKVDLVILGDGYSAADLEKFRKDARHFNDLMFATSPFKERRQDFNVWMIEVISEESGISKPDANVWKSGALGTAYNTFGSARYVLTEANKTLRDLAGQVPYDFVNILVNDNRYGGGGIYRLYTTTFATSDQPGQEWQRDYVYVHEFGHSFAGLGDEYYSSQVSYEEFYSKEIEPWEPNVTALLDHASLKWKAFVLPGTPLPTPWEKSEYDSLAGVRAKLDRLAPDYYAKREPLIKRQEEILKNAKYAGKVGAFEGAGYQARGLYRPSPDCRMFSLSLVDFDPVCRAAIEQVIDFYAKPAAQ from the coding sequence ATGAACCGCTTCACCGCGATTGGCATTTTGCTCCTGCTCACCTCCACCACCGGCGCGCAGACGTTTGACCGCCTGTTTCACAACCGCACTTTGCGGGTGGATTTCTATCACACCGGCACCAAAGGCCAGGAATCCATTGCCCTGGATCAATGCTATGAAGAAGGCGAATGGGCGGGCAGCCGGCACAACTTGATCGACAATCTCAACCGCGGCGAGTATCAAGCGCGCGTGTATGATGTCGCCACCGCAACGCTGATCTTCTCCTATGGCTATTCCACCATTTTCAATGAATGGCAAACCACGGGCGCAGCCGCGCAGGGCCAGTGGCGCACCTTTCACGAAAGCGTGCTGCTGCCGCTGCCGAAAGGCAAGATTCAGTTCACCATTTCCCGCCGCGACAAGCAGATGAACTTTCGCGAGATTTTTTCGAGCGTGATCGATCCCAATGCGCCCACGCAGATCAACCGCAGCCGGCGCACGCCGCAATTCAAAGCCACGCCGCTGCTGCAAAACGGGCCAGCGAGCACCAAGGTCGATCTCGTCATCCTCGGCGACGGCTACAGCGCCGCCGACTTGGAGAAATTCCGCAAAGATGCCCGGCATTTCAACGATCTCATGTTTGCCACCTCGCCTTTCAAAGAGCGCCGGCAGGATTTCAACGTGTGGATGATCGAGGTAATCTCGGAGGAATCTGGCATCTCCAAGCCCGATGCGAATGTTTGGAAAAGCGGCGCGCTCGGCACCGCCTACAACACCTTTGGCTCGGCGCGTTACGTGCTCACCGAAGCGAACAAAACCCTGCGCGACCTCGCCGGCCAGGTGCCTTATGATTTCGTCAACATCTTGGTGAATGACAATCGTTACGGCGGCGGCGGCATCTATCGTCTATACACCACCACCTTCGCGACTTCCGATCAGCCCGGCCAGGAATGGCAGCGCGATTACGTCTATGTGCATGAGTTCGGCCATTCCTTCGCGGGCTTGGGCGACGAGTACTACAGCTCGCAGGTTTCGTACGAGGAGTTCTATTCGAAGGAAATCGAGCCGTGGGAGCCGAATGTGACGGCGCTGCTGGACCACGCCAGCCTGAAATGGAAGGCGTTTGTGCTGCCCGGCACGCCGTTGCCCACGCCGTGGGAAAAATCGGAGTATGACAGCCTGGCCGGCGTGCGCGCCAAGCTCGATCGTCTCGCGCCGGACTATTATGCCAAGCGCGAACCGCTGATCAAGCGCCAGGAGGAGATTTTGAAAAACGCGAAGTATGCCGGCAAAGTCGGTGCGTTCGAGGGCGCAGGCTACCAAGCGCGCGGTCTCTATCGCCCGAGCCCGGATTGCCGCATGTTCTCGTTGAGCCTGGTGGATTTTGATCCGGTCTGCCGTGCTGCCATCGAGCAGGTGATTGACTTCTACGCCAAGCCCGCGGCGCAATAG
- a CDS encoding Rrf2 family transcriptional regulator gives MLKLSRKAEYAIIALKHMLNREAEHLCTAKEIAERYRISDELMAKILQKMTKSGILTSTQGVRGGYVLSRPAHKITVADIVECIDGPLGIVECATDGGDCRCVQYSEGVCNISDPFMKIQIEFKNFLNGISLADLNQPASPAGRVYQIRV, from the coding sequence ATGCTGAAGCTATCACGCAAAGCCGAGTATGCCATCATCGCATTGAAGCACATGCTCAATCGTGAAGCTGAGCATTTGTGCACGGCCAAGGAGATTGCGGAGCGTTACCGCATCTCCGACGAGTTGATGGCCAAGATCCTGCAAAAGATGACCAAGTCCGGCATTCTGACGAGCACGCAGGGCGTACGCGGCGGTTACGTGCTGAGCCGGCCGGCGCACAAGATCACGGTCGCGGACATCGTGGAATGCATCGATGGGCCGCTGGGCATCGTGGAATGCGCCACTGACGGCGGAGATTGCCGCTGCGTGCAATACAGCGAGGGCGTCTGCAACATCAGCGACCCTTTCATGAAGATTCAAATCGAGTTCAAAAACTTTCTCAACGGCATTTCGCTGGCTGACTTGAACCAGCCCGCCAGCCCGGCCGGCAGAGTGTATCAAATCCGTGTTTGA
- the dgt gene encoding dNTP triphosphohydrolase: MTHRIRTRMDWLACEEQWLAPYACRNRDAHATRRHPEPEHTYRVAFQRDRDRLVHARAFRRLKHKRQVFLITEGDHFRTRMTHTLEVAQISRTLARALALNEDLVEAIALGHDLGHTPFGHLGERVLDEILQGRDALEGDAAPRAAGGFKHNYQSLRVVDWLEQKYTFPGLNLTAAVREGILKHTRLKRGQYHYPDFDPAGLAFEQEAASTLEGQVVAVADEVAQRTHDFEDGLRAELVALDEIAELELVQLVHQQGGLAQLRHNHYLYCNRLIHGLVDLLVTDLIEESLRRVQAFEQRERRCHHFTEEIIGFSATVDLMQRELNKFIYQHIIFRPEVRHADEDARQVLRTLFRLYRADASLLPPSAQLVAAPPSLEPAGRLRLIADFIAGMTDNFAIAEFQRLRRLGLSVPEVDLQELSPGRRIMATESPNR, encoded by the coding sequence ATGACTCACCGCATTCGCACCCGGATGGATTGGCTCGCCTGCGAGGAACAATGGCTCGCGCCTTATGCCTGCCGCAATCGCGACGCCCACGCCACCCGCCGCCACCCCGAACCCGAGCACACCTATCGCGTCGCGTTCCAGCGCGACCGCGACCGCCTGGTGCATGCCCGCGCTTTTCGCCGGTTGAAACACAAACGCCAGGTCTTTCTCATCACCGAAGGCGATCACTTTCGCACCCGCATGACGCACACCCTGGAAGTCGCGCAGATCTCGCGCACCCTGGCGCGTGCCCTGGCCTTGAATGAGGATTTGGTCGAGGCCATCGCCCTCGGCCATGATCTCGGCCACACGCCCTTCGGCCATCTCGGCGAAAGAGTGCTGGACGAGATTCTGCAGGGCCGGGATGCGTTGGAGGGCGACGCGGCCCCGCGTGCGGCCGGCGGCTTCAAGCACAATTATCAATCCCTGCGGGTGGTGGATTGGCTCGAACAAAAATACACGTTCCCCGGTCTCAATCTTACCGCCGCGGTGCGCGAAGGCATTCTCAAACACACTCGCTTGAAACGCGGCCAGTATCACTATCCCGATTTCGATCCTGCCGGCCTGGCGTTCGAGCAGGAGGCCGCCAGCACGCTCGAGGGCCAGGTGGTGGCGGTGGCTGACGAGGTGGCGCAGCGCACGCATGATTTCGAAGACGGCTTGCGCGCCGAGCTCGTCGCCCTCGATGAAATCGCGGAGCTCGAGCTGGTGCAGCTCGTGCACCAGCAAGGCGGCCTGGCGCAACTGCGTCACAATCATTATCTCTATTGCAACCGCCTGATTCACGGCCTGGTCGATCTGCTGGTCACTGATTTGATCGAAGAAAGCTTGCGGCGGGTGCAAGCCTTCGAGCAGCGCGAGCGCCGCTGCCATCACTTTACGGAGGAGATCATCGGCTTCAGCGCAACCGTCGATCTCATGCAGCGCGAGCTCAACAAGTTCATTTATCAACACATCATCTTCCGTCCGGAAGTGCGTCATGCCGACGAAGATGCGCGCCAGGTTTTGCGCACGCTGTTTCGCTTGTACCGCGCAGATGCCAGCCTGCTGCCGCCCTCGGCGCAACTGGTGGCCGCGCCGCCGAGCCTTGAACCCGCCGGGCGTCTGCGCCTGATTGCGGATTTCATCGCCGGCATGACCGACAATTTTGCCATTGCCGAATTTCAACGGCTGCGCCGCCTGGGGCTGTCGGTGCCGGAAGTTGATCTGCAGGAACTGAGTCCCGGCCGGCGAATCATGGCGACCGAAAGTCCCAACCGCTGA
- the sufD gene encoding Fe-S cluster assembly protein SufD, which translates to MESKTLQYTDAKAWYLSYFDFFESKLNGGAALPFHQTRREALAHFAELGFPTTRHEEWKYTNLAPLLEHTFNLVTEPASLTPAQVAACEIPEGTHNLLVFVNGRFLPERSRLVSKAKGLVVENLAHALRRDPGLAGEHLAQYANYEQEPFIALNTAFAHDGAFVKVPRRLALAEPIHLLYLSAGEGNNSFVAHPRNLILAGEDSQVEIVESYGSLGNGVYFNNIVTEIVVGSKAIVEHVRLQNEGRQAFHLATREVQLARDSVYTSVSIDLGGRLVRNNFNLRLREQHCEGNLYGFYHGAGEQLIDNHTLIDHLMPNCPSNEHYKGILADKAHGVFNGKVMVHKDAQKTNAYQQNQCLLLSNEAVIDTKPQLEIFADDVKCSHGASVGQLDEDAVFYLRSRGIGAEEAQSLLRFAYASEIINRIKSDPVRAHAENLVNACLRTDQSM; encoded by the coding sequence ATGGAATCCAAAACGCTGCAATATACCGATGCCAAGGCGTGGTATCTCTCCTATTTCGATTTTTTCGAAAGCAAGTTGAACGGCGGCGCCGCGCTGCCCTTTCATCAAACCCGGCGCGAGGCCCTGGCGCATTTCGCCGAATTGGGCTTTCCCACCACGCGCCACGAGGAATGGAAGTACACGAATCTCGCGCCTTTGCTCGAACACACCTTCAATCTCGTCACCGAGCCTGCCAGCCTGACGCCGGCGCAGGTGGCGGCCTGCGAAATTCCGGAAGGCACGCACAACCTGCTGGTGTTCGTGAACGGTCGCTTCCTGCCGGAGCGCTCGCGCTTGGTGTCGAAGGCAAAGGGATTGGTGGTCGAGAATCTCGCGCACGCACTGCGGCGCGACCCCGGCCTGGCCGGCGAGCATCTCGCCCAATACGCCAACTATGAACAAGAGCCTTTCATCGCCCTGAACACCGCCTTTGCCCACGACGGTGCGTTTGTGAAAGTGCCGCGCCGCCTGGCGCTGGCCGAGCCGATTCACCTGCTTTATCTCTCCGCCGGCGAGGGCAACAACTCGTTTGTAGCGCATCCGCGCAACCTGATTTTGGCCGGCGAGGACAGCCAGGTCGAGATCGTCGAGAGCTACGGCAGCCTCGGCAACGGCGTCTACTTCAACAACATCGTCACTGAAATCGTGGTCGGCAGCAAAGCGATCGTCGAACACGTGCGCCTGCAGAATGAAGGCCGCCAGGCCTTCCATCTCGCGACGCGCGAAGTGCAGTTGGCGCGCGACAGCGTCTACACCTCGGTCAGCATCGATCTCGGCGGCCGGCTGGTGCGCAACAATTTCAACCTGCGGCTGCGGGAGCAACATTGCGAGGGCAACCTCTACGGTTTCTATCACGGTGCGGGCGAGCAATTGATCGACAACCACACGCTCATCGACCACCTGATGCCGAACTGTCCGAGCAACGAGCATTACAAGGGCATTCTGGCGGACAAGGCCCATGGCGTGTTCAACGGCAAAGTGATGGTGCACAAGGATGCGCAGAAGACCAACGCTTACCAGCAAAACCAGTGTCTGCTGCTCTCCAATGAGGCTGTGATCGACACCAAACCGCAGTTGGAGATTTTCGCAGACGACGTGAAGTGCAGCCACGGCGCCAGCGTCGGCCAGCTCGATGAAGACGCCGTCTTCTATCTGCGCAGCCGCGGCATCGGCGCCGAAGAGGCGCAATCGCTGTTGCGCTTTGCCTACGCCAGTGAAATCATCAATCGCATCAAATCCGACCCGGTGCGGGCGCATGCCGAGAATTTGGTGAATGCCTGCCTGCGCACCGACCAAAGCATGTGA
- the amrA gene encoding AmmeMemoRadiSam system protein A gives MLSDRQKAILLQLARDAIRASLRGEPEITAPGTADAELAQTLAGVFISLHVGEELRGCIGSIEHSRPLLESVCAMAVAASCNDPRFEPLRLEELPRTCIEISVITPLQPLRSLQDLQIGIHGVMIRLGKRHGLLLPQVASQRRWDAAMFMRHVCRKAGLPEEAWQDPKAELLYFSAEVFSDQP, from the coding sequence ATGCTCTCCGACCGGCAAAAGGCCATTTTGCTGCAACTCGCGCGCGACGCCATCCGGGCCAGCCTCCGCGGTGAGCCTGAGATCACCGCGCCCGGCACAGCGGATGCCGAATTGGCGCAGACGCTCGCCGGGGTGTTCATCAGCTTGCACGTCGGCGAGGAGTTGCGCGGCTGCATCGGCAGCATCGAGCACAGCCGGCCGCTGCTGGAATCGGTGTGCGCGATGGCCGTGGCCGCGTCCTGCAACGATCCGCGCTTCGAGCCGTTGCGCCTGGAAGAACTGCCCCGCACCTGCATCGAGATTTCCGTGATCACACCGCTGCAACCGCTGCGCAGCCTGCAAGATCTGCAAATCGGCATACACGGCGTGATGATCCGTCTTGGCAAACGCCACGGCCTGCTGCTGCCGCAAGTGGCCTCGCAACGCCGTTGGGATGCCGCCATGTTCATGCGCCACGTTTGCCGCAAAGCCGGCCTGCCGGAAGAAGCCTGGCAGGATCCCAAGGCCGAGCTGCTCTATTTCAGCGCCGAAGTCTTCTCGGATCAGCCGTGA
- the sufB gene encoding Fe-S cluster assembly protein SufB, protein MSTEISTIEKLTKSEYKYGFYTDIETDLAPKGLHEDTIRLISHKKNEPEFMLAWRLKAFRQWQKMKEPRWPNVHYPPINYQDIIYYAAPKARKQLSSMDEVDPKLRETFEKLGISLEEQKLLAGVAVDAVMDSVSVATTFKKELAKLGIIFCSFSEAVQHHPELVQKYLGSVVPYTDNFFAALNSAVFSDGSFCFVPKGVRCPMELSTYFRINTANTGQFERTLIIAEEGAYVSYLEGCTAPMRDENQLHAAVVELVAHKNATVKYSTVQNWYPGDAEGKGGIYNFVTKRGICLEENAKISWTQVETGSAITWKYPSVILKGDNSVGEFYSVAVTNNRQQADTGTKMIHLGKNTRSTIVSKGISAGRSNNSYRGLVRVGPKAENARNFSQCDSLLIGDQCGAHTFPYLEVANKTAKIEHEATTSKIGEDQLFYCHQRGISMENAVALIVNGYCKEVFKELPMEFAVEAQKLLAISLEGSVG, encoded by the coding sequence ATGAGCACCGAGATTTCCACTATTGAAAAGCTGACGAAGAGCGAATACAAATACGGATTCTACACGGATATCGAAACCGACCTCGCTCCCAAAGGCTTGCATGAAGACACCATCCGCCTGATCTCCCACAAGAAAAACGAGCCGGAGTTCATGCTGGCATGGCGGCTGAAAGCGTTTCGCCAGTGGCAGAAGATGAAAGAGCCGCGCTGGCCCAACGTGCATTATCCGCCGATCAATTATCAAGACATCATCTATTATGCCGCGCCCAAAGCGCGCAAGCAGCTCAGCAGCATGGATGAAGTCGATCCCAAGCTGCGCGAGACCTTCGAAAAGCTCGGCATTTCGCTGGAGGAGCAGAAGCTGCTCGCCGGCGTGGCGGTGGATGCGGTGATGGACAGCGTGTCGGTCGCCACCACCTTCAAGAAGGAGCTGGCGAAGCTCGGCATCATCTTTTGCTCGTTCTCAGAGGCGGTGCAGCATCACCCCGAGCTGGTGCAAAAATACCTCGGCTCGGTGGTGCCCTACACCGACAACTTCTTCGCGGCCTTGAATTCCGCGGTGTTCAGCGACGGCTCCTTCTGCTTCGTGCCCAAGGGCGTGCGTTGTCCGATGGAGCTGTCGACGTATTTTCGCATCAACACCGCCAACACCGGCCAGTTCGAGCGCACGCTGATCATCGCCGAAGAGGGTGCATACGTCAGCTATCTCGAGGGCTGTACCGCCCCGATGCGCGATGAGAATCAACTGCACGCCGCTGTGGTGGAACTGGTGGCGCACAAGAATGCGACGGTCAAATATTCCACCGTGCAGAACTGGTATCCCGGCGATGCCGAGGGCAAGGGCGGCATTTACAACTTCGTCACCAAGCGCGGCATCTGCCTGGAAGAGAACGCCAAGATCTCCTGGACGCAGGTGGAAACCGGCTCGGCGATCACCTGGAAATATCCCAGCGTGATTTTGAAGGGCGACAATTCGGTGGGCGAATTCTATTCCGTGGCGGTGACCAACAACCGCCAGCAGGCGGACACCGGCACGAAGATGATTCATCTCGGCAAGAACACGCGCAGCACGATCGTGTCCAAGGGCATCTCCGCCGGCCGCAGCAACAACTCCTATCGCGGCCTGGTGCGGGTCGGCCCGAAAGCGGAAAACGCGCGCAACTTCTCGCAGTGCGATTCGCTGCTCATCGGCGACCAGTGCGGGGCGCACACTTTCCCCTATCTCGAAGTCGCCAACAAGACCGCGAAAATCGAGCATGAAGCCACCACCTCCAAGATCGGCGAAGACCAGTTGTTCTACTGCCACCAGCGCGGCATCTCGATGGAAAACGCGGTGGCGCTGATCGTCAACGGCTATTGCAAGGAAGTGTTCAAGGAGTTGCCGATGGAGTTTGCTGTGGAAGCGCAGAAGCTGCTGGCCATCAGCCTGGAAGGCAGCGTGGGATAA
- a CDS encoding ATP-binding cassette domain-containing protein, with product MEVVFHNVSFAYERFGENGAAPFFALRHLHFKIGAAESLAIVGRSGSGKTTLMQMFNGLLKPTAGQILVEGADIHGRGYDLAALRVRIGLAFQFPEAQLFGMTVAEDIGFGPRQQKLAASQVLAATQSGLAQVGLPPEFLPRHPMTLSEGEKRRVALAGILAMNPEMLILDEPTASLDAAGVREVMRLLRQWHRRGKTVVIVSHDMDLVAALAERVLVLHAGEIIFDGRPAELWQGHTAAPPRDSNAAAGLLARAGLPLPRAERVRRLLHLKGLELPPEILAGE from the coding sequence ATGGAAGTTGTCTTTCACAATGTTTCATTCGCGTACGAGCGCTTTGGAGAAAACGGCGCCGCGCCGTTTTTTGCCCTCCGTCATTTGCATTTCAAGATTGGCGCAGCCGAGTCGCTGGCAATCGTGGGCAGATCCGGCTCGGGCAAGACCACGCTCATGCAAATGTTCAACGGTTTGCTCAAGCCCACTGCCGGCCAGATTCTGGTGGAGGGCGCCGACATTCATGGCCGCGGCTATGATCTGGCGGCACTGCGCGTGCGCATCGGCTTGGCATTCCAATTTCCCGAGGCGCAGCTTTTCGGCATGACGGTCGCGGAAGACATCGGCTTTGGGCCGCGGCAACAAAAGCTGGCTGCGTCTCAAGTGCTGGCAGCCACACAGTCCGGCCTGGCGCAGGTCGGCTTGCCGCCGGAATTCCTGCCGCGCCATCCCATGACTTTGAGCGAAGGCGAAAAACGCCGCGTCGCGCTCGCCGGCATTCTGGCGATGAATCCCGAGATGCTCATTCTCGATGAACCCACGGCCAGCCTGGATGCCGCGGGCGTGCGGGAAGTGATGCGCCTTTTGCGGCAATGGCACCGCCGCGGCAAAACCGTGGTGATTGTGAGCCACGACATGGATCTGGTGGCGGCGCTGGCGGAGCGCGTGCTGGTGTTGCATGCCGGCGAGATTATTTTCGATGGCCGGCCGGCCGAGCTGTGGCAAGGCCATACCGCCGCGCCGCCGCGTGACTCGAATGCGGCGGCAGGGCTGTTGGCACGCGCAGGCTTGCCGCTGCCGCGCGCCGAGCGCGTCCGCCGATTGCTGCATCTGAAGGGACTGGAGCTGCCACCGGAAATCCTGGCCGGCGAATAG